The following DNA comes from Tepidanaerobacter syntrophicus.
CCGATATATTTTTCATTCCTCAAAATCTTGTTGATGGTGCTGGTATGCCATCTGGGATTGCCTGCACCCGTCAGAATTCCGTCAGCCTCCAAACCCCTAGCTATCTGTAGCATACTGGAACCTTCAAGATATTCTCTGTAAATGCGTTTGACGATCTCAGCTTCTTCAGGTACGATAACTAAATTGCCATCCTTATCCTTTGTATAGCCAAGAAACCGGTTGTGATTGATATGGATTTTTCCTTGCTGATATCGGTACTGAATACCCAGTTTTACATTCTGGCTTAACGATTGGCTTTCTTGCTGCGCCAAAGATGCCATAATGGTCAGCAGGATTTCCCCTTTGGAATCCAATGTGTTTATATTTTCCTTTTCAAAGTAAACCGGAATATTTTTTTCTTTAAGCTGCCTTATGTACTTTAGGCAGTCCAGCGTATTTCTTGCAAACCGGCTGATAGATTTTGTAATTATCATATCGATTTTACCCTGCATGCATTCTTCTATCATCCGGTTAAACTCTTCACGCTTTTTTGTGTTGGTTCCGGTAATACCTTCATCTGCAAATATACCGGCTAACTCCCATTCTGGATTGCTTTTAATGTAATTTGTATAATGCTCGATTTGCGCTTCATAACTGGTTGCCTGCTCCTCGCTGTCCGTAGAAACACGACAGTAAGCTGCTACCCGAAGCTTAGGCAATTCCTCGGCCTTTGCACTATTCCCGATTCGCTTACGGGCGGGAATTACCGTAACATTCCTGGTTGTCATCTAAAATCACCTCGCTCTTAATAAGACTATAAGCATACTCTGCCTGCTGAAATGGATCATCGTATAGATTATCTGGCATTGAAGCATGAAACCTAAAATTTAAGATTTTCTTTTCATTTCCTTTATGTTCATAAATCCTACCAAGCTCCTCTGCTCGCCTGCGTCTTTCCAGTTGTGCTTTTTCGAATGTGTCCTTGCTGATAATTGGCGGATAGAATTTGTACTCAACATACCGTTTATCTGCCAGCATTCTTGCAACAGATGTATGGTAACGCTTAATA
Coding sequences within:
- a CDS encoding recombinase family protein gives rise to the protein MRVEIKGKVDEMMSHIPFGYIIQNGRAVVNEEEAVKIEKLFEAYLSGLSLTEAAQKAGIKRYHTSVARMLADKRYVEYKFYPPIISKDTFEKAQLERRRRAEELGRIYEHKGNEKKILNFRFHASMPDNLYDDPFQQAEYAYSLIKSEVILDDNQECYGNSRP